The Manihot esculenta cultivar AM560-2 chromosome 11, M.esculenta_v8, whole genome shotgun sequence genome includes a region encoding these proteins:
- the LOC110627091 gene encoding acetylserotonin O-methyltransferase, whose amino-acid sequence MEIQKMREIEDEEEQAEVEMWKYLFGFSNIAAVKCAIELGIADAIENHKRPITLSELSSKLGCASSFLCRIMRFLVHHNIFKETPNVHGAVGYVQTPLSRRLLGRGGKSMEALFLLESSSVMLRPWHFLTKRVRLDKNTAAFEAAHGDDIWKYAAECPDHSKLINDAMACHARIAVSRMIDKCPEVFNGVKTLVDVGGGNGTTLSMLVKAFPWIQGINFDLPHVVSTATECDGVTHVGGDMFESVPKADAAFLMWVLHDWNDEECIKILKKCKEAIPEETGKVIMAEVVVGEEKDDKLEFVRLMLDMVMMAHTNSGKERTNKEWDYILAEAGFRRHTIRSIGDVNSIIEAFP is encoded by the exons ATGGAGAttcaaaaaatgagagaaatagaAGATGAAGAGGAACAAGCAGAAGTAGAAATGTGGAAATACTTATTTGGGTTCTCCAATATTGCAGCAGTGAAGTGTGCAATAGAGCTTGGAATAGCTGATGCTATTGAAAATCATAAACGCCCCATTACCCTATCTGAGCTATCTTCCAAGCTTGGATGTGCTTCATCCTTTCTCTGTCGGATCATGAGGTTCTTGGTGCATCACAATATTTTCAAGGAGACACCGAATGTCCATGGCGCCGTCGGCTATGTACAGACACCACTCTCTCGCCGTTTGCTCGGACGGGGAGGGAAAAGCATGGAAGCTCTGTTTTTGCTAGAAAGCAGCTCGGTGATGCTAAGGCCATGGCATTTTCTAACCAAACGTGTTCGCCTGGACAAAAATACTGCAGCATTTGAGGCGGCTCACGGGGATGACATATGGAAATATGCAGCAGAATGCCCAGATCACAGCAAGCTAATTAATGATGCAATGGCTTGTCACGCTAGGATTGCTGTATCTAGGATGATTGATAAGTGCCCAGAAGTTTTTAATGGAGTAAAAACTCTGGTAGATGTTGGTGGGGGTAACGGGACTACTCTGAGCATGTTGGTTAAAGCTTTTCCATGGATTCAGGGCATCAACTTTGATCTTCCTCATGTGGTCTCCACTGCAACAGAATGTGATGGCGTTACACATGTTGGTGGTGACATGTTTGAGAGTGTTCCAAAGGCTGATGCTGCTTTCCTCATG TGGGTTCTGCACGACTGGAATGACGAGGAATGCATTAAAATCCTAAAGAAATGTAAAGAAGCCATTCCAGAGGAAACTGGGAAGGTGATAATGGCTGAAGTTGTGGTGGGAGAAGAGAAAGACGATAAGCTTGAGTTCGTTAGGCTGATGCTGGACATGGTGATGATGGCTCATACTAACTCTGGTAAAGAGAGAACCAACAAGGAATGGGACTATATTCTTGCAGAGGCTGGCTTTAGACGTCACACTATAAGATCAATTGGAGATGTGAATTCTATAATCGAGGCCTTCCCTTGA